One Branchiostoma floridae strain S238N-H82 chromosome 1, Bfl_VNyyK, whole genome shotgun sequence genomic region harbors:
- the LOC118414846 gene encoding transmembrane protein 145-like isoform X1, with amino-acid sequence MAERRKRKEAVAQHREKNNNFISSTRFTTMKRLLSVLFVLLIHVSHSQGKYISGHLVTAEQWAFLGRFCFLSELGRLKFQFTYSPQEVCGNTVGCQNILLYYDEDDQWPAVYPHPEKNCSSKEAVLNVNNNQVLNLTTQYVWSGCEPVVSDDDSNTMTCGGGRSFQSVRERWWYIAVSNCEGFHGLNIQYEMTLTNGNSYWTQHFSADEFHILETDITFLVLFAGILALSIWVATILKSRQLFHTSYKMYMSAVGFHVFSLFLLCLHYGQYGNDGVGLPAAQLLGRIFQSVSSLVFLLMLILLGKGYTVTRGRLSHSGSVKISVFMTLYTLAYAILFIYEREFFDAGLVLYLYESPAGYGLIGLQLLSWLWFCYAIFFTLKHYPEKSLFYVPYFFFYTLWFLAGPIMVLIAAFVISKWAREKIVNGLEQSLAFCAYTFFLILTRPGAANKNFPFHVRTSQIGIVDDYEQGPQQNGTANGGTGVNLDHFPHQSMYSTSTDSSFIGGGGPNFTELFTVATPTSSQPRPADNPPPYPGGSMDPARRIPDFTVKSGIS; translated from the exons aTGGCCGAACGAAGGAAGAGGAAAGAAGCCGTGGCGCAACACcgagagaaaaacaacaattttatttCGTCTACAAGGTTTACAACGATGAAACGGCTACTTTCCGTCCTTTTTGTGCTGCTGATTCATGTGTCACACTCACAGGGGAAATATATATCGGGACATTTAGTAACAGCGGAG CAATGGGCTTTTCTGGGAAGATTCTGTTTTCTGTCGGAGCTGGGGAGGTTGAAGTTCCAGTTCACCTACAGTCCACAG GAGGTGTGTGGTAACACTGTCGGCTGTCAGAACATTCTCTTGTATTATGATGAGGACGACCAGTGGCCAGCTGTGTACCCACATCCAGAAAAG AATTGCTCTTCGAAAGAGGCAGTGCTTAATGTTAATAACAACCAGGTGCTAAACCTAACCACGCAGTACGTGTGGTCTGGCTGCGAGCCAGTGGTCTCCGACGATGACTCGAACACAATGACGTGTGGAGGAGGTCGCTCCTTTCAGTCGGTTAGGGAACGATGGTGGTATATTGCAGTGTCCAACTGTGAGGGCTTCCAT GGCCTCAACATCCAGTATGAGATGACACTGACAAATGGCAACAGCTACTGGACCCAACATTTCTCTGCCGATGAGTTTC ATATCCTAGAGACAGACATCACATTCCTGGTTCTGTTTGCTGGTATCCTGGCCTTGTCAATCTGGGTAGCAA CCATTCTCAAGTCCAGACAACTATTCCACACgtcctacaaaatgtacatgtctgcCGTGGGATTTCATG TTTTCAGTCTGTTTTTGCTGTGCCTGCACTATGGGCAGTATGGGAATGATGGTGTGGGACTGCCTGCAGCACAGCTCCTAG GTCGGATATTCCAGTCTGTGAGCTCACTTGTGTTCCTCCTGATGCTGATCCTACTGGGGAAGGGTTACACTGTCACCAG AGGTCGGTTGAGCCACAGTGGTTCTGTGAAGATCTCAGTGTTCATGACGCTCTACACACTTGCCTACGCCATTCTTTTTATCTACGAGAGGGAG TTCTTCGATGCTGGCCTGGTGCTGTACTTGTACGAGAGTCCTGCAGGGTATGGGCTGATTGGTCTACAGCTGCTGAGCTGGCTCTGGTTCTGTTACGCCATCTTCTTCACTCTCAAACACTACCCAGAAAAGTCGCTCTTCTACGTCCCGTATTTCTTCTTCTACACACTGTG GTTCCTGGCTGGTCCAATCATGGTTCTCATCGCAGCATTTGTGATCTCTAAGTGGGCGAGGGAAAAGATTGTCAATGGCCTGGAACAGTCGCTAGCTTTCTGTGCATATACCTTCTTTCTG ATCCTGACCAGACCTGGGGCAGCAAACAAGAACTTTCCCTTCCACGTCCGGACGTCACAG ATTGGAATCGTTGATGACTATGAGCAGGGCCCACAGCAAAACGGAACGGCAAATGGTGGCACCGGCGTCAACCTGGACCATTTCCCACACCAGAGCATGTACAGCACCAGCACTGACAGCAGCTTCatcgggggaggggggcccaaCTTCACCGAACTCTTCACTGTGGCCACCCCTACTAGT AGCCAGCCCCGTCCCGCAGACAACCCCCCACCCTACCCTGGAGGCTCGATGGACCCGGCACGCAGAATTCCAGACTTCACAGTAAAATCAGGGATCTCGTAG
- the LOC118430442 gene encoding cytoglobin-1-like: MPKGPSISRGDHMGCSASMTGMGRAGPALPEPEAPPPVDPRLPLDARQKFHLEKSWKSVARNIDRAGMFMFLRLFRDCPEMIEKYPELRGMDDQEELRNSQFLQEHSQRVLDAFDHTIDSLDDVDYVIQLLKKIGQMHADLELKPDDMWKLEQPFLAAVAECLEDRYTPKFQEIYSKLITFIIEHVVNGFDPH, translated from the exons ATGCCAAAAGGCCCGTCAATAAGTAGAGGCGACCACATGGGCTGCTCGGCTTCGATGACAGGGATGGGGCGGGCGGGCCCCGCTCTACCCGAGCCCGAGGCGCCCCCGCCGGTGGACCCGCGCCTTCCCCTGGACGCTCGGCAGAAATTCCACCTGGAGAAGTCGTGGAAGTCCGTCGCCAGGAATATCGACAGGGCCGGGATGTTTATGTTCCTCAG GTTGTTCCGTGACTGTCCTGAGATGATAGAGAAGTACCCCGAGCTGCGCGGGATGGATGATCAGGAGGAGCTGCGCAACAGCCAGTTCCTACAGGAGCACTCCCAGCGCGTGCTCGACGCCTTCGACCACACCATCGACTCGCTGGATGACGTGGACTACGTCATCCAACTCCTGAAGAAGATCGGCCAGATGCACGCGGACTTGGAGCTCAAGCCGGACGACATGTGG AAGCTTGAGCAGCCATTCCTGGCGGCCGTAGCGGAGTGTCTGGAGGACAGATACACACCCAAGTTCCAGGAGATCTACAGCAAGCTCATCACCTTTATCATAGAACACGTGGTCAACGGCTTCGATCCACACTGA
- the LOC118414846 gene encoding transmembrane protein 145-like isoform X2, whose translation MAERRKRKEAVAQHREKNNNFISSTRFTTMKRLLSVLFVLLIHVSHSQGKYISGHLVTAEQWAFLGRFCFLSELGRLKFQFTYSPQEVCGNTVGCQNILLYYDEDDQWPAVYPHPEKNCFEKEAVVNVDQNQVINLTTSYRWSGCELSDDGAMSCGGGRSFRSARERWWYIAISSCNVKNGLNIQYEMTLTNGNSYWTQHFSADEFHILETDITFLVLFAGILALSIWVATILKSRQLFHTSYKMYMSAVGFHVFSLFLLCLHYGQYGNDGVGLPAAQLLGRIFQSVSSLVFLLMLILLGKGYTVTRGRLSHSGSVKISVFMTLYTLAYAILFIYEREFFDAGLVLYLYESPAGYGLIGLQLLSWLWFCYAIFFTLKHYPEKSLFYVPYFFFYTLWFLAGPIMVLIAAFVISKWAREKIVNGLEQSLAFCAYTFFLILTRPGAANKNFPFHVRTSQIGIVDDYEQGPQQNGTANGGTGVNLDHFPHQSMYSTSTDSSFIGGGGPNFTELFTVATPTSSQPRPADNPPPYPGGSMDPARRIPDFTVKSGIS comes from the exons aTGGCCGAACGAAGGAAGAGGAAAGAAGCCGTGGCGCAACACcgagagaaaaacaacaattttatttCGTCTACAAGGTTTACAACGATGAAACGGCTACTTTCCGTCCTTTTTGTGCTGCTGATTCATGTGTCACACTCACAGGGGAAATATATATCGGGACATTTAGTAACAGCGGAG CAATGGGCTTTTCTGGGAAGATTCTGTTTTCTGTCGGAGCTGGGGAGGTTGAAGTTCCAGTTCACCTACAGTCCACAG GAGGTGTGTGGTAACACTGTCGGCTGTCAGAACATTCTCTTGTATTATGATGAGGACGACCAGTGGCCAGCTGTGTACCCACATCCAGAAAAG AATTGCTTTGAAAAGGAGGCTGTAGTTAACGTAGACCAGAACCAGGTCATCAACCTGACCACTAGTTATAGGTGGAGCGGCTGTGAGCTCAGCGATGACGGGGCCATGTCCTGCGGGGGCGGGCGTAGTTTCCGTTCAGCCCGCGAGCGCTGGTGGTACATCGCTATTAGCAGCTGCAATGTCAAAAAC GGCCTCAACATCCAGTATGAGATGACACTGACAAATGGCAACAGCTACTGGACCCAACATTTCTCTGCCGATGAGTTTC ATATCCTAGAGACAGACATCACATTCCTGGTTCTGTTTGCTGGTATCCTGGCCTTGTCAATCTGGGTAGCAA CCATTCTCAAGTCCAGACAACTATTCCACACgtcctacaaaatgtacatgtctgcCGTGGGATTTCATG TTTTCAGTCTGTTTTTGCTGTGCCTGCACTATGGGCAGTATGGGAATGATGGTGTGGGACTGCCTGCAGCACAGCTCCTAG GTCGGATATTCCAGTCTGTGAGCTCACTTGTGTTCCTCCTGATGCTGATCCTACTGGGGAAGGGTTACACTGTCACCAG AGGTCGGTTGAGCCACAGTGGTTCTGTGAAGATCTCAGTGTTCATGACGCTCTACACACTTGCCTACGCCATTCTTTTTATCTACGAGAGGGAG TTCTTCGATGCTGGCCTGGTGCTGTACTTGTACGAGAGTCCTGCAGGGTATGGGCTGATTGGTCTACAGCTGCTGAGCTGGCTCTGGTTCTGTTACGCCATCTTCTTCACTCTCAAACACTACCCAGAAAAGTCGCTCTTCTACGTCCCGTATTTCTTCTTCTACACACTGTG GTTCCTGGCTGGTCCAATCATGGTTCTCATCGCAGCATTTGTGATCTCTAAGTGGGCGAGGGAAAAGATTGTCAATGGCCTGGAACAGTCGCTAGCTTTCTGTGCATATACCTTCTTTCTG ATCCTGACCAGACCTGGGGCAGCAAACAAGAACTTTCCCTTCCACGTCCGGACGTCACAG ATTGGAATCGTTGATGACTATGAGCAGGGCCCACAGCAAAACGGAACGGCAAATGGTGGCACCGGCGTCAACCTGGACCATTTCCCACACCAGAGCATGTACAGCACCAGCACTGACAGCAGCTTCatcgggggaggggggcccaaCTTCACCGAACTCTTCACTGTGGCCACCCCTACTAGT AGCCAGCCCCGTCCCGCAGACAACCCCCCACCCTACCCTGGAGGCTCGATGGACCCGGCACGCAGAATTCCAGACTTCACAGTAAAATCAGGGATCTCGTAG